Proteins from a genomic interval of Maniola jurtina chromosome 8, ilManJurt1.1, whole genome shotgun sequence:
- the LOC123867341 gene encoding uncharacterized protein LOC123867341, with protein MEESIFVGEHSDGSRKRPRNKNLRARRKEARYRDSDPALLAFNPPCTHTTKRYSCCLISMNYLIYAKQKMYDAHTKIEQDRRLSYMLRVSGTKRSRPVAKPKTKSRNAKKFSVKYYIPVKQGKMMPVCAKFFQKLFNVSQTRINSIAKGVFSGEGVHERRGGNHKAHLYAQKKQAVIEFISKLEGSISHYNRLKSKRIYLPSTLSINKLYKIYNSQANENLKVKKTFFATIFCTKFNIGFGTPAVDVCSYCKRMASAMRAETDTQKKNSLMHNLGAHKLRAKTFHKLLKADYSDSVRLCFDLQQIHPLPKLNISEAYYARQINFYTFCIVDLNMQDSHFFTWTETEAGKGSVEISSAILSYLQTYNFAESKTKLRLFCDGCGGQNKNMHVVHSLCWWLFTKAPVHIEEVVLFYPVRGHSYMPPDRVFGVVEKELKKREEIITRKEYTQVYSEKGKVHELGKEWNTLDIKSLSEFMKKMDGIRDAKRIYIKKTMVRNKATRQLKPRIDVKMENFYNADTGKDYGPIMKRGFKIENIPEPAIINNNNLLNQAKKNDVNMLLKKRFGEEWQDNGELEYYKKIINSDGDGVTDSNQEQQEMCDCLEEEDEISKF; from the coding sequence AATTACCTGATTTATGCGAAACAAAAAATGTATGACGCCCATACGAAAATTGAGCAGGATAGGCGATTGTCATACATGTTAAGGGTTTCAGGCACTAAACGATCTAGGCCAGTAGCAAAGCCTAAAACTAAGTCCAGAAATGCTAAGAAATTCTCCGTTAAGTATTACATTCCTGTCAAACAAGGGAAAATGATGCCTGTTTGTGCAAAGTTTTTTCAAAAGTTGTTTAATGTTTCTCAAACCAGAATCAACTCAATTGCAAAGGGTGTTTTTAGTGGTGAAGGAGTTCATGAACGGAGAGGTGGAAATCACAAGGCACATCTGTATGCCCAGAAAAAACAGGCCGTTATTGAATTCATTTCTAAACTTGAGGGTAGTATAAGTCACTATAATCGCCTTAAAAGCAAGCGCATATATTTGCCATCCACGTTGTCAATAAATAAGCTTTACAAAATTTACAACAGTCAAGCCAATGAAAatcttaaagttaaaaaaactttctttgccacaatattttgtacaaaatttaatATTGGCTTCGGAACTCCTGCTGTTGATGTTTGTAGTTATTGTAAAAGGATGGCGTCTGCCATGAGAGCAGAAACTGATACACAAAAGAAAAACAGTTTGATGCACAATTTGGGAGCTCATAAGTTACGTGCCAAGACATTTCATAAGTTACTAAAAGCAGACTATTCTGATAGTGTCAGACTTTGTTTCGATCTTCAACAAATTCATCCTCTTCCTAAACTGAATATTAGTGAAGCTTACTATGCTcggcaaataaacttttatactttttgTATTGTTGACCTGAATATGCAGGATTCACATTTTTTTACGTGGACAGAAACGGAGGCCGGAAAAGGCTCAGTGGAAATATCCTCTGCTATACTATCATATCTACAAACATACAATTTTGCCGAATCCAAGACCAAATTGAGACTGTTCTGTGACGGTTGCGGAGGGCAGAACAAAAACATGCATGTCGTTCATAGTTTATGTTGGTGGCTTTTTACTAAAGCTCCTGTACATATTGAGGAAGTTGTTTTGTTCTACCCTGTAAGAGGGCATTCTTATATGCCTCCAGATCGTGTCTTTGGAGTGGTAGAAAAAGAATTGAAGAAGAGAGAAGAAATCATCACACGAAAAGAATATACACAAGTTTACTCTGAAAAAGGAAAAGTCCATGAATTGGGAAAGGAATGGAATACGCTGGATATAAAAAGTCTATCAGAATTCATGAAAAAGATGGATGGAATCAGAGATGCTAAAaggatttatataaaaaagacaATGGTAAGAAACAAAGCAACAAGGCAACTTAAACCAAGAATAGATGTCAAAATGGAAAATTTCTACAATGCTGATACTGGAAAAGACTATGGTCCAATTATGAAAAGgggttttaaaattgaaaatataccAGAGCCTGCAATcatcaacaataataatttactaaatcaggCAAAGAAAAATGATGTAAACATGTTACTGAAGAAACGTTTTGGAGAGGAATGGCAAGATAATGGGGAGTtagaatattacaaaaaaattataaacagtgATGGTGATGGTGTTACCGATTCAAATCAAGAACAGCAGGAAATGTGTGACTGTTTGGAAGAGGAGGatgaaataagtaaattttaG